The Magnolia sinica isolate HGM2019 chromosome 11, MsV1, whole genome shotgun sequence DNA window CACATACCTTTTTTGCATTGGTTAGGAATAAGTTAATGGGGCATTTGTGGGAATAGATTGCTAGTATATATTGAAAAGATGAGAGAGTGTAACTagaaagctagatttatggagggattCTTTAGAATCCAAAGGATTAAAAAATTAGTcaaactaaaatagagtatatagattgcaattttagtaataataacagtaaagaaaaaaaagaattagttaagattatcgacaatttttttctcaaaatgacAACTTTTGAAaaaaggaattagttaagattattGACAATTTTTCAAAAATGACAACTTTGGATACCcagggtcaataattcatgagagtagaGAGATTGATGAGATGTTGCCCATAAAATTCAAACTAATGGAAAGAAATGAAGATGTGCCTCTTGAGCTTTATGTGATTATCGTGTAGCACTCAAATTAAAAGGGAAATTTATTAGTATGGCTACAAGACCAGACATGCATTACAGTGCAACATGTTGGGCAGTTAAATAACAATATATCAAAAGGATGAGGATAGCTGaaatgagaatgttgagatggatgaatgacAAGACCAGGAATGAAagcattagaaatgaatgcattacaTGAAGCTTACAGGTAGTACCAAAGGTAATTAATAAGATAAGGAAAAATAGACTTAGATCatgatttggtcatgtgcaacatgGAACAAGAACTGCGCTGGTTAGAAGGAAGTTGGCATAAATTGAAGGATCTAAAATGACAAGGGAAAGGCCTAAAGGGACATAAGTAGAAAGTAGTCAGAAAAGACTTGATGAATTATGTCCTAATGGAATGTTTGGCCCATGATAGAAAATTTCTCACCTTGATTATCGATTCATGGTCACTTGGATCAACCTTTGACTCCCACTCGCTGAACCCCATGTGCTGCTCCCTTGTCTCATTGGTCACCTTCCCACATGCTCCTGCTTGTTCTATCTGATCATTCATTTCTTCAAATTTTTTCTACACAAAAGAAGATTATAAAAATTATACAAGGTCTCTGAAATCAATTAAGCTACCTATTCACTTAGAACTATTGATATATCTACCTTCCTTACCCATTACCAAGCAGGTCCGCAATGTGTGATTCAAAGGGAAAAAGTCAGCTACCTACtgttatattctaaatgtaattaaTGACTAATGCTCTATCCACATTTGGATTAGGGATTTGGATGGTCTAGGCTGTACGTAGTTCAAGACATTTAATGCTACTTTTTTTCTTAGGTGACCAGGCTTTGTGCAACTAGGATTGCCTAGTTTTTGCGGCTTTTGCCTGTCCTTAGCTTTTTGCTCCCATACATCCCGATGTATTGGAATATGATAAAAAGGATTTAGTTGTTGGATTTGGGTTCTTTTCAATGATTCAAACAATTTATTTGATAGGACTTTTTTAAGATGGGGTGTCTGAAATATCTCAGTGGAACAATTAATCCTAGATTATCCAAAGGTCCAAAGGTTCATGGAGACTGCCCACTTTCAAAGCACAAGAGCAAAACTTTaaagggttgaaataatccaatttaataaattttatttgTTGTTTGTACAACATACAAGACAAAACTCGTAATATAAGTAGTTTGGATCATTGCAAGATGACTCATATTGAAAGTCTCAAGTTCAACTCATTTATAGTGGTTGGAGCTCCAAGTTAAATGGTCTATTACAATTAACCATAGGGTGGCAATGGGCAGAGCTAAGGTTGGCCCTAGCCCAGTCCTGTCCCTAATGGGCTAAAGAGCCCTCAGCCCTAGTCGTGGCGCTTATATGTTGGGCTAGCTAGGTTAGAACAGTCAAGGGTCAAGACAGGGCTAGGCCTATAATTTATGCAAAGCTGATGTGAATGctaataaattcaaataaaattATTTGTAGAGAAAAGTTCCCATGCAATTAGCCCATAAGATTATGACCCTTGCATAAAATGCTTGATAGTGTTTACACCCAACCTGACATTGTCAGTTCCAACAACTAGCTAGAAAATCAAGACGTAGTAGCACCACTatatgaaagatcaagatgagATCCTTGTAGTCGATACAATAGTAGAAAGAAGTTATGGAAGATCACAACAACCACCACTAAGGggaatccttactcttgctcaggtgatAGACttccgggagtttcaacacccagtcaagggttcgagtatccataggtggtgaaattcccttgcgtgagtgtgtgggggtgtgtgtgcgtgtataaaaataaaaaataaaaataaaaataaaaaaaccactaAGGAACACATGTAAGATAATTAAGAAGACTGAGAGCATACGGCTGTCACACAGATGTGACGGAACATGAAAGACAATAATTTATATAATGGCCTAAGAAAATGCGTAATTGAATAGCAAGTTGATGGTGATATGCTCCAAGACATATGGCGAAATGTTATTGGCTACGGTTGGCTAATGACTGCATGGGAACACGAAGATCATAAAGATTGATCCATAAGATAGAAGCATAATCAGCCATGTTTTCTTTTTAgtcaattgattaagagaaaaTCATAGAGATGGATCTCAACTACAATTCTCCAGTAACTGCTTTATGTGTATAAATAAAGCAAAGAGAAAAAGAACTCCAGGCCCACGTCAATCCAATACATCTCCTATATGGCACAATTTTGCCTATCCTTCGTCTCTCATGGACTCTTATATAAGTTTAACTTAGTTTTGATATATGCTATGTTGCCTATCCCTTGCCCCTCATTGATGTTTATCTTAGTTTTAACTTTTCGATCTAACTCCTCCACTAATAACTAGTCAATCCTCTAAAAAACATGGTCCAATTAGATTGCTTATGCTCTCTTCACCTTATGCCCACAATCACACCACTACACTACAAGGATGAACCCTAAGTTTCGAATAAAAAGCCAGCGGGACTTTCTCACTAATGTGGTTAGAGATTTGGTCGACTGTCTCACATATGAAGTTTGACTGTGTATGACAAACAGACGATCATCTAACCACGGCTATCTCGCTTACGAAGCTTGGTCGAGTAACAAACAGATGATCAAATCACAATAGTCTCGCCTACAAAGTGAGGTCTTGAGCAACTAAAAGATAGTCGTTGGCCACGACCATCTCACCTATGAATTTTGGTTCCATGACCATCGCGCCTACGAAGTTTGGTTCCATGACTATCTCGCCTTCGAAGTTTGGTTCCATGATTTTTTTGGCTGGTCTCAGTTCTTCTTCCAATTCCATCTTTTTGTTTTCTTGATTAAAAAATGCCTCCCTTGTAGGTACCTAACACCTCAAGGGTTAGCTGAGACTTTATGTGGTTCACCATTATACATGGCTCCAGAGATCATTCAGAACCAAAAATATGACGCGAAGGTGTTATTACACAACTTGTTCCTCACATCATTACTAcctatggtagagtttgtgcagaTATTTTTCTGTTCTTCAAGTTCATGAGTGCTCTGTGCAGGCTAACTTATGGAGTGTGGGAGCAATTCTGTTCCAGCTGGTCACAGGGAAGCCACCCTTTGAAGGAAATTGCCAATACCAGGTTCTAATTAAAACATACATGTATTGCGaatttttgtttatttgttgGTTTGTCATGATATAACTCAGTACTCATCCATAATGAAAATGAAACCACTTGCCATCATGAATTTCTTTACTCCTACATGTGTAGGCCGACAATGGGTGCTGGAGATAAGGAGGCACTACTTAAAATACTTCTATAAGGAGGCACTACTTACAGTACTTACAGATAAGGAGGCATTACTTAAAATATCTACTTATGGACATCTCATGTTTCTTATATTCCCATATCTCTTAAATTAGTCAGTTTCTCTAATACTTCTATAATATTGTGACTATTTTGCTGATTCAATAAGAGGAAATTTAATTATCCAaacactttcctcacatttctTATGATTTGGAACATATTCAAGATATTTTAGCATTCTCAAGTCAATATATTTCTATTTTGTTGGAGTGTTATATGCTAGTTTTATTGATCATTTGTGTTCAAtcagggctttttttttttttcttctgcatTTTGTATGCTTTGCGAGTAAACATTTCTTTACTATAGGTTGTtcagaaggaaagagaagagaaactTGCAGAAATATTGAAAGATCGGCTCAACCAATATGTGCAAGGAAACAAAGATGCCTTCATTAGTCAAGCTGAAGCTGAAGTCTCAAGGCTCTCCAATGCGGGTAATATTTTGATCCTCATCTTGCTTTCAGCTTGTTTCTTTCTGAATCTTGCGTACTGTAGTCTGTTTGGGATAACTGGAGGCCAGAAGTAGCTAGACTAGACCCTTGTTTTAGTGAACAGATTTCTCCAAGTTCAGACATAAAAGTTAAAAAGTGGCTGCTTCATAGTAGATGCACCTTttgttgattggttggaaatCACATTACATGCTTGATACAGTTTCAGTTCAAGAGTTTGATGTAGGTCCACCTCTGTCCTATACAAACTGGTCCTCTATTTTCTGATCTCAATAAAAGAATCAAGTGTGAAATATATGAAACAATCATTAAAATTGTTGGAAGACAACTTCATTAGGCTTTAAAATCGTGTTGGATGCACAATTTTCTTTTGGTTCAAGAGTCTTTTTAACTAAAATGGAGCATGAAGTTGATTAGAATTCTGTCCTTACTGAATCTTTGAAGGATTGCAATCCCATCAGTCTGCAATTTTAGGTTGAATTTACATTTACCAGAAGCAGGAGTTGGTGCAGTTGCAGGAGTGGCCACAAAAAGTATAACATATTAACATGAGTTCTTTCAACGCCCAAAGTTTCTGAGGAtcatgatttttgagatggtGGGGGCAGGGCTATTTGGGATTGAATGATTCTGCTCTGCTCAAATCGAatcttgaaatccaaaacataaatGACCTTCATTGTAATTgcaactttttcttttttgtgcatTTTATGCAGGCATTGAGTTTGTGCATGAAGTCATTTGTGGATTGCTTGCATTTAAGACTGTGAACATGTTCTTACTGGTGGCATTTCTTGGAAAGTGTCCACTGGTTCTTGGCTGGCACATGCATCCATATGCCTGTGTTGTGTGCTGTACAGGTGCAGGTTGTGTTTCCTAGCAACTTTTAGCTCGCAACCAGAACAAGCCTGGCTACCTCATTGACCAGGTTGCCTGTTTGTGATAATAAGTGATTAACTGGAATTCAAGCCATCAAATGGATGTGTTTGCAACATTTGAGCTTCCAAAAGATTTTCTTGTGACTATTATGAAAGGTGATATGTTTATCTTGTCTGCAATTAGTAACATAATTACTCATTGTGTTTTTGTCCAATGAAATGCATttggaatggttaggatcatgttTCTCTTGTGCTGTAGTTTATATTTTGTTGCTATTAGTACTATGtttttatgattgcatttggAATGATTAGGATCATCTAGTTTTGGGCATGTGCGTTGATTAggcaattaattattattatttttatttatgagAAACATTGACGGCCTTTTGCTGTCGACAATGCTGACGATTTTTCCATCCTCCACAGCTGTCGTAGACACCAATGGCTAAAATCCGTCGGCGAGCAACGCCCTCGTCCCTTTTCCTGACAGACCAtccgacggctaaaagccgtcggggAAGTTCAGtgccgacggtttttagccgtcgaCATTGcccttttttttggtagtgcaatCACACTGCCAGTTGTCTCACCTACAAATTGCTGTTCTAAACGATGAATAGATTATCATTTAACCACGATCGTCTCACCTATGATACCCACCACATGATGAATAGATTGTCATAGATCCACTCACCATCGACCGTCTAATCTTCGAAGCTTAATTCATGCTAAACGAAAAATAAACGACCCTCTCAAGAATCATGATTGCCTCACCTATGAAGTTCAGTCGAGCAATGAATAGATTATCGAGATTAATGATTTTCTTACCTATGAAGTGCAATTAAACGGTGGATAGATCGTCATGACTGACAATTGTCTTGCTTACAAAGCCTAGTATATTGTTGAGGAATGATAATGTCATCAgttattctgttttttttttttatgtttttgtttttgttttttttttttttttctatctttatGTTGATTGTAAGCATTCATTCAATATCAATAGAATACTTTTAGCTTTAGATTGTTTTCCTTTTATCAATATTGTCTTATCGTTAAACAGTATAATTTATCACACGTttaattgaaaatatttttatttataaggCAAAGAAAACTCATCCAAAGGACAAACTCTCTCCTTTGCAAATTGCCTGATTCTTTATAATCGATGGCTATATAGATGGTCAATCCATATAAAACTTAGTCTCTCTATCAATTTTGGTGCCTTGGGGTCACAAGGCGCTCAGTTCGATTCAAACCACATTCAGCTCTGGTACACCCATCACGTACACACCACACAACCAAAAGAATTTGGGCCAAACAGATTGTACACACGGCACGATTGCACACCACAAAAACTATACAAACCATATAAATTAATGCACACCACAGAAACTATACATACCATATAAattaatcaaattaaataagttaAACTAGACCTATTGTTTCTTTTGGAAAGTGAGATTACTAGTCGATCTTCATAGACAAAGAATCTTTGAAAGATAGCTAAGTCTAAACACAAGAAGAATAAAAAGTTATCATACCCTAATAAAATATGAACAATCATATAGAAGTACATGACACTGTAGATATAATCCAAACTATCAAAATGTGGGTCCTTTAGAGATGGCTTAAATGAAAAACTAAACTTTTTTTTAATGACAATGAAAGTTAAATTTGTGGATTGATCAAAATGGTTAGGTTGTGGGCACCAATGAATGTATAAATGAAAGCCATCAATGGTCAAATTGTCCATTAATCAAAGGGTGAGATTCTTCAATCAATCCAATGTTAAAAGAAAATTCTTACACCATGGGGAAAAGTTGAgaatgttgtatttgatgtcttaaatctaatcagattctacGCAGATTTTTTTTGCAAAACTGTGAAAGTAcgagatttgtttccgatttcgtttatgattcttttcgattttctaagagattctaagattttctaaaagggttctagggtttctaaaagggtggagcaagggagagatttaAGGATTGCTCAAGTCTAGTAAGTCattcctctttgtaatttctgctttcatagtgaagatttgttgctttgtgtcgtggttttttcccaaaagggttttccacgttaaatccgTGTTATCTTAtgtttgcttagtgctcttggattgctatcctagatccatctctgtgtgattttgTAGCACAACATGTGGTAttaaagcaatcgttggggcacagatctggatCTGTAGGATTAGCATCGATGGGAAatgccaagtttgatattgagaagtactcagaaaaaataattttgagttatggaagatcaagttgattagtctattaaccaagcaaggcgaagtTAAGGCTCTTATGGATCAAAAATCGACTATGAATGACGAAGACTGGAATACTCTTGACATGAATGTTTTAGCTTccatctgtttatgtctcacggatgaggttctctacaatgttttgagggagaaaactacggctAGTTTATAGGAGAAGTTAGGAgatatttataggaaaaaatccTCCGAAAATCacttacacttgaagctacagtggtacACCTTTAAGATGTGGTAGAGCGTGGAGATCTGGAAgctcacattagcaactttaataaattggtttgcaaactgctggatatagaggaagtgatcaaagatgaagaacaagcatgtatgttgttgaattctcttccggcatcgtatgagtcattcaaggacacaatgtgcaccgcaaataaaactcTAAGTGTctacaccattatctcagcccttcaagggaaagccattagaaagctaaacggcgacataaggacatcttccgatgcactgattatgagGGGTAGGAATACTGATCGAGGTACAGGATCCTCATGACCTAGATCCAAAGCCAAGGGCAATggtaaaggaaaactaaagtgttggaactatgaGATGACTgtacacatgaaaaaggattgcaataatcctaaagcaaagaaagaaactcagaggcttcttttaaggaggccaatgttgtcacatctgatgaagagacaagtggtggtgatgttctgtctatgtccatgattggtcacttgtACGATAATCATAAAGATGAATGaatccttgacacaggagcatcatatcacatgactcctcatcggagttggttcgccagttacaaggaatatgtgatggtggacaggtctttatgggcaataacaatgcctgtaatgttatggTTATTGTTATGgtaagcatcaagatgtttgatgggatggaatataccttgactgatgtcaggcacattcctgatatgaaaaaaagtttgatttctctcggtgcactcgaggctatagggtgcaagttcactggtattgatggtgcccttaaagtttcaaaaggggcacttgtggttatgagagcgcaaaggcacaGAAACCTTTACATGTTGATCGGGAATACTTCAGTAGGTGAAGCGGCAGTAGCTGTTGCAGATTCCATGTttgtacatatgtggcatgctcatctgcgccacatgagcgagcgaggcatgaaggtactatctgatcattGTTTGATTCTAGTTTTATTAAGAATTccgatttagatatatgcgagaattgtatatatggtaaacaatctagattatcttttaaatccagaaaaaaaaatatatgtaagggagtgcttgattatgtgcactctaacgtATGGGGACCATCGCTAGAGGTTTCCATTAgaggggtcgtcatggtttgtttcattcattaacgactactccagaaaagtttgggtttacctCATGAAACATAAATTTGAAGTTTTCACCATGTTCAACCAATGGAAGATAATGGTAGAAAAATAGTCAGggtaaaaaataaaggttttaaggactgacaatggtggagaatttacttccattgaTTTTAATGAATATTTCAAAGATGAAgcgatcattaggcacaacacagtgcgccacacgctcAAACAAAAcagtgtggctgagcggatgaatcgaaCTTCTCTTGGAtagggcccgatgcatgttaagtaatgttgcgttgggcaaggacttatggactaaagtcgttaacacggcttgctacTTGGTGAACCGATCCCCGTCTAcatcaattgaatgtaaaatctcaaaGGAAATATGGAGTGGACATACGATGACCACTCAGATTTGTGCATATTTGTTTGTGAGGCTTActttcatgtaccgtcagttaagAGGGATAAGCTAGACCTTAGAGTAAAAAattacatctttgttggctataatattggtgtgaaaggttacatgttattcaacaaggtcacatgcaaggtcatcactagctttGACGTTAGGTTCGATGAAAGCTCTcaattccacaagaatgatcggGGGGAACAAgtggaaccagaaaggttgatcgtataccactagattgacacagatgatactcaagcAGAGACATGcacagacagaggtacaggataAGGTGGAGCAGCCATCTATGAGAAGTAACCCAccacgtgatcgcaggttaccagcAAGATACAGAGATGACTTTAATatcacatatgccctcattacggatgagggggaCCCTtgtactattcaggaggctcttactGAGCTTGATGCAAAAAAAAGTGGAAGGTGGCGATGGACGATGAGAttgactcgttgcacaaaaaccacacatgggagctggtggagctttaaGTGGgctgaaaagcgatcggatgcaagtggttattcaaaagcaaacaggatagatacaaagcgaggctGATAGTGAAGgagtatgctcagagagaaggaatcaacttcatagagatatttgcaccagtggttaagcaagtatccatcagattcgtgttggcactgcttgcttaatacgatctcgagctgaaaCAGATGGATGCCAAGATTGTATTCCTgcacggggagttggaagagcagatctatatgaagcaaccagaggggtACAAAGTTAAAAGGGCAGAGAAAAATATTTGCAGGTTAATGCGTCGTTGTTCGACtcgaaacagtcgcctaggcgttgttataaaaaaattgattctttcatgttgagtcagaaatttactcggagtgaatacgatcactgtgtttattataagacactgagtggtagaaaattcatcatcctaatattgtatgttgatgatatgttgatcacctatcatgatatatctgcaatcaacgtactgaagactcagttatcaggaacATTCGAGTTGAAAGATTTGAGAggtacaaagagggttctcggcatagatattcatagaggcatgaagaggagcagactttgcttatcacaggcagaataccttgaaaaagtgttgatcaagtatgggatagactaggcaaagccggtgagtgttccccacacggctcacttcaagcttttttcaaaataattttctaaatcaaatgaaaaaaacaggttatgtctcatgtgccttatttgaatgtggttggtagtttaatgtatgtcatggtctgtacgagaccatgtatttcacaggcagtcggtattgtgagcagatacatgtcaaaccacGGTATGCAACAatgggaagcggtgaaatagaTACTTTAATACATTCAAGGTATAAAAGACTATgttttaacttttgagaagactgACAAAGTTGGTAGAGTATCTGGATTCAGACtatgcaggcagtgtggattccagaaagtcaactTTAGGATACTCATTTGTATTAGCGAGTGGAGAAATTAGTTAgatatcgaagcttcagtctgtggtggcacTTTCCATAATTGAAGTAGAATATATAAAAGTGACGGAAGTGTTTAAGGAAGTGTTTGGTTAAgaagcatgataaatcagttgggaatTCAGCAGGAGGTTGTGCCGGTTAATTGTAATAgtgagagcactatcaatttggctaaaaattctatttatcactcttgtactaaacacattgatgttcgtcactattttatccgacaggtgcttgaggaaggaggagtaactctagagaagattcacaccagcgagaatccaacagacatgcgcaccaaggttgttcctacagagaagttcataTTATGTGCAATATCTCCGGGCTTGACGATGGCATAAAAAgaggacggagtgtgcatgagaagcattgatgaagctatgatatGAGGTAGATATAAGAGAAGAGGATAAagagctacacgtttgaagattgaagacatggtggagattgttgtattgatgtcttaaatctgattaGATTCTACGCAGATTTTTTTGCAAAACTAAGAGATTCTACGGCTTTCTAATTTTCCAAGGGATTTTAAGGCTTTctgaaagggttttagggtttctaaaagggtggagcaagggagagatttgaggattgctcaagtctaGTAAGTCattcctctttgtaatttctactttcatagtgaagatctgtcgctttgagccgtggttttttttttttccgaaagggttttccacgttaaatct harbors:
- the LOC131219273 gene encoding serine/threonine-protein kinase ATG1a-like isoform X3 produces the protein MAPEIIQNQKYDAKANLWSVGAILFQLVTGKPPFEGNCQYQVVQKEREEKLAEILKDRLNQYVQGNKDAFISQAEAEVSRLSNAGCVS
- the LOC131219273 gene encoding serine/threonine-protein kinase ATG1a-like isoform X2: MAPEIIQNQKYDAKANLWSVGAILFQLVTGKPPFEGNCQYQVVQKEREEKLAEILKDRLNQYVQGNKDAFISQAEAEVSRLSNADNLPLTI
- the LOC131219273 gene encoding serine/threonine-protein kinase ATG1a-like isoform X1; its protein translation is MAPEIIQNQKYDAKANLWSVGAILFQLVTGKPPFEGNCQYQVVQKEREEKLAEILKDRLNQYVQGNKDAFISQAEAEVSRLSNAGNILILILLSACFFLNLAYCSLFGITGGQK